The following DNA comes from Paenibacillus crassostreae.
CGAGTCATATATGAATTGGAGTACTTCCTTCTGACGTTTGGCTTTGGCTGGAAATTGATCTATAACCTCTAGAGCTTCCTCGCTACCGATTGCCAAATGAACAGCTTTCATCGTTTTTTTCTGCAATTTATCCTTAATGTGCCGATTTTCTTGCAGTATGCCTCTTCTTAACAATGATTTCAAAGTGGACGCTTGATCTGGAAAAGCATGGCTAAGCTGTTGCATTGTCACTTCAGCTTTACGTCGAACAAAGTCAATAATTTCTTCTTCCCCTAGCTGGACAAAAGTTTGCCTCGCAAAGAGACTATCTTCTAATTCTGGACTGAGTTGCCGTTCTTCATTCGAATCCGCTAGAGAAATATAACGTTCCGATTTGCCCTTTAACGCTGTGGGAACCATTACTTGTAAAGCCGTGATGAAGCGACAAGCATATTGCTGACTCATCCACTGTGCTAACTCTATTAACTCGACTGATAGAGGAGGAATGATATCCAACACTTCTTGTATGGGTTTCATTTTGAACGATCCACTTTGTTCTTGTGGTTGGATGGCTATGACGAATCCTTGCACAGTACGATGCCCGAACGGAACGCCAACCCGGCTGCCGACTTCAATCCAAGCTCGCATGGAATCCGGAATCAGATAATCAAATGGACGGTCTGTCTCCCTAACTGCAACATCAACAATGACCTTGGCTATTTCCATCAAGAGTGAACTCCACCCATTCGTGTAGCTGCAATAGTCAATAAGCGCTGAGCTACATCCTCTTTGGAGAGCATCGGTAACTGTTCAACAAGTCCTAGTCGATCATATATTTGCACAATATTCGTATCTGACCGAAATCCTGCACCTTCAGATGTCACATCATTAGCAACCATTAAGTCACAATTTTTACGGGTAAGCTTCTCACGTGAATATTTCTCAACATCGTTCGTCTCCGCTGCGAAACCAATTAGAAATTGCGATTTCTTTATTTGACCTAGCCGTTCTAAAATATCTACCGTTTTCACTAATTCAAGTGTCATGGTATCACCAGACTTCTTCATTTTACGATCCGCAGTATGAAGAGGCCTGTAATCCGCCACAGCAGCTGCTTTAATAACAATATCGCTGTCTTCCCAATGTTCCAGAACTGCATCAAACATCTCTTGCGCAGATTGAACACGCACCACTTGAATATTGATTGGGGGTACAACATCAATATGTCCCGCGACTAGAACAACTTCTGCACCCATATCGTGAGCTGCTTTAGCGATAGCGACACCCATTTTGCCGGATGAGTCATTCGTTATGTAGCGAACTGGATCAATTCGTTCAATGGTCCCACCTGCGGTAACAACAACCTTTTTTCCTGTAAGAAGTTGAGGCTTGTCCTGCAATGCTCCAGAGAAGAACTGTTCGACAATTTGTACGATACTTTCCGGTTCTTCCATACGGCCTTTGCCTACATATCCACATGCCAATAAACCTTCACCAGGCTCTATAAAGGATACACCTCTCGCATTCAGAATCCTCATATTATCAATGACTGCTGGATGTTGATACATGTGCACATTCATAGCAGGTACAACCATGATCGGGGCTGTTGTTGCTAACAATGTCGTAGACAACATATCATCGGCAAGTCCATGTGCCATTTTAGCTATCATGTTGGCAGTTGCTGGAGCAACAATAACTAGATCGGCTAGATCTGCCAAATGGATATGTGAAACCACCGAAGGCTCACGTTCGTCGAAAGTATCGCTGTATACAGGGTTTTTAGATAGTGACTGTAATGTAAGTTCCGTTATGAATTGCTGCGCTGATTCAGTCATAATGACATGGACATCGGCACCTTTTTGCACAAGCTTACTCACTAACGAAGCTGCTTTATAGGCAGCAATCCCACCAGTAACACCAAGCACTATTTTTTTACCACTCAGCATGAATACCTCCACCTTTCATCTGGAATACATAAAATACTTTCTTAAATTGAAAAAAAACAACAACCTTACGGTTGTTGCGTAATTAGACTTCATTCAATGCTATACAATCGTATCACAACTACTTATTGTTTTCTTCCTCTGTTCCAGGTTCAACAACGATCATATCAGCATATATTTCTTCAAGTGCAACACCAACATACTTATGGGACTTTGGAGCATTAAGTAGCGTTTTACCGCCTTCACGCAGTTGTCTTGCTCGACGTGAAGATGCTACAACTAAAGAATACTTACTGTCAACTTTGTTCATCATTTCATCAATGGAAGGATATAACATGTTAGGACACCTCTTCTTTTATTATGAAGTACAATGGTTCCAGATTCAGATGCCACTACTTCTAACCTTACAATGCTCGGCAATAACAATAGATTCTATTCGTTTGCACGCTTGATCAATCTGATCATTAACAACAGCATAATCATAATGCTCCATTAGACCAATTTCATCAACCGCTACTGAAAGCCGATGCTCAATCGTAGCTTGGCTCTCGGTTCCTCGACCTCTAATTCGACCTTCCAACTCATCCAATGAAGGTGGAAGCAAGAAAATAAATATTCCTTCTGGGAACTTTTCTTTCACTTTAAGTGCGCCTTGTACTTCTATTTCAAGAATAATATCTTTCCCACTAAGAAGTGTCTGCTCGACGAAATCACGAGGTGTTCCATAATAGTTTCCAACATATTCAGCATATTCAAGAAGCTGGTCATGTTCTATCATATCTGTGAATTGATCACGGGATTTGAAAAAATAGTTCACTCCGTCCTCTTCACCTACACGTGGATTACGTGTTGTCGCAGACACCGAGTATACCAAGTTATCCATTTTACCACGAAGTGCATTACATACAGTTCCTTTACCCACTCCAGAAGGACCGGATAATACGATTAATAATCCTTTAGACATACTTCTCTCCATCTTATTCGTCATTATCATCATCTTTACTCGATAGACGATGAGCAACCGTCTCCGGTTGTACCGCTGATAATATGACATGATCACTGTCAGTAATAATGACAGCTCTCGTCCGGCGTCCATAGGTTGCATCGATCAGCATATGCCGGTCTCTCGCTTCCTGAATGATACGTTTAATAGGCGCAGATTCTGGGCTAACGATTGAGACAATACGATTCGCTGACACAATATTCCCAAAGCCGATGTTAATGAGTTTGATTGCCATATCTCAGTTTTTCCCCCTATACATTTGACACAACGCTGTCCGTAAATGCACTCTTACTTATTCTATATTCGCTGCTTGCTCTCGAATTTTCTCTAGTTCCGCTTTCATTTCAACAACGCGGGTTACCAGAGCCAAATAATTGGATTTCGATCCGATCGTATTAACTTCCCTATTCATTTCCTGAATCAAAAAGTCTAATTTCCGTCCAATCACTTCATCCGCAAGAAGCAATTCCCTGCATTGTTTGAAATGGCTTTGCAGTCGAATTAATTCTTCGTCAATGTTTGAACGATCTGCGTAAACAGCGATCTCCATCCCTAACTTCTGGTCATCTAAAGTGAATGAATTATCCTGAAGTTCGGTTAGCCTTTGCCTGAGCTTGTTGCGATGTTCCTCTACCACATGTGGGGCATAAGTTACCATCTCATCATGTAACACCTGTAAACGTTCTAATCGTTGTTCAACATCCTGCATTAAATGTTGCCCTTCCTTACGCCGCATCGTCATCAGACTCTCTAGAGCTTTCCGAAGTCCTTCCTGAAGAACATCCCCCCACTTCTCCATATCTTCTTCATTATCAATCGGTACACGATCTGGAGATAGTAGAACATCAGGAAGTGCGAGTATATCCTTAACTGTTAATTTCCCCTCCAGTCCATATTGGACGTTCAGTTGATCAGCAGCATGCAAATACGCTTTAACGGCGGAGTGATTTAACGTAGCATAAGCCACATTCTCCAAATCCGCCTCTTTATT
Coding sequences within:
- the coaBC gene encoding bifunctional phosphopantothenoylcysteine decarboxylase/phosphopantothenate--cysteine ligase CoaBC — its product is MLSGKKIVLGVTGGIAAYKAASLVSKLVQKGADVHVIMTESAQQFITELTLQSLSKNPVYSDTFDEREPSVVSHIHLADLADLVIVAPATANMIAKMAHGLADDMLSTTLLATTAPIMVVPAMNVHMYQHPAVIDNMRILNARGVSFIEPGEGLLACGYVGKGRMEEPESIVQIVEQFFSGALQDKPQLLTGKKVVVTAGGTIERIDPVRYITNDSSGKMGVAIAKAAHDMGAEVVLVAGHIDVVPPINIQVVRVQSAQEMFDAVLEHWEDSDIVIKAAAVADYRPLHTADRKMKKSGDTMTLELVKTVDILERLGQIKKSQFLIGFAAETNDVEKYSREKLTRKNCDLMVANDVTSEGAGFRSDTNIVQIYDRLGLVEQLPMLSKEDVAQRLLTIAATRMGGVHS
- the rpoZ gene encoding DNA-directed RNA polymerase subunit omega, coding for MLYPSIDEMMNKVDSKYSLVVASSRRARQLREGGKTLLNAPKSHKYVGVALEEIYADMIVVEPGTEEENNK
- the gmk gene encoding guanylate kinase — protein: MSKGLLIVLSGPSGVGKGTVCNALRGKMDNLVYSVSATTRNPRVGEEDGVNYFFKSRDQFTDMIEHDQLLEYAEYVGNYYGTPRDFVEQTLLSGKDIILEIEVQGALKVKEKFPEGIFIFLLPPSLDELEGRIRGRGTESQATIEHRLSVAVDEIGLMEHYDYAVVNDQIDQACKRIESIVIAEHCKVRSSGI
- the remA gene encoding extracellular matrix/biofilm regulator RemA translates to MAIKLINIGFGNIVSANRIVSIVSPESAPIKRIIQEARDRHMLIDATYGRRTRAVIITDSDHVILSAVQPETVAHRLSSKDDDNDE
- a CDS encoding YicC/YloC family endoribonuclease, with the translated sequence MSFSMTGYGQSSLQYAGYKVELEIKSVNHRYCEVVLRMPREWTCFEDVLRRTVQQYVKRGRVDIYINKEADLENVAYATLNHSAVKAYLHAADQLNVQYGLEGKLTVKDILALPDVLLSPDRVPIDNEEDMEKWGDVLQEGLRKALESLMTMRRKEGQHLMQDVEQRLERLQVLHDEMVTYAPHVVEEHRNKLRQRLTELQDNSFTLDDQKLGMEIAVYADRSNIDEELIRLQSHFKQCRELLLADEVIGRKLDFLIQEMNREVNTIGSKSNYLALVTRVVEMKAELEKIREQAANIE